Proteins encoded in a region of the Rutidosis leptorrhynchoides isolate AG116_Rl617_1_P2 chromosome 9, CSIRO_AGI_Rlap_v1, whole genome shotgun sequence genome:
- the LOC139867812 gene encoding uncharacterized protein yields the protein MCLENARASILINGSPTNEFDIQRGFQGDPMSPFLFLIVMEGLHLMLRDNVIDGRLKINISKSNIYGVGVQDSDMDAFISASGCYRGTFLFTYLGLPIGINMNRRMEDSYREVYETFSKLEGKHALYWRAFNIGKVGSWQHCTDNNRKMHWVKWDLAMAAFEKGGLNIGSLKSFNLALLCKWLWRLKVCNDSLWSKVIVAIYGSSSGLFDEGNVGSGLSANVIGAFRSAVSKGFLPSDVLRIRVGDGKKVSFWKDKWKDGVVLKDKYPRLFHLEADKDCKLSDRLVNGVWLWNWVCEVSGTRSASQLDDRVLDLGCISLSSSKDGWCWLTTNDGNFSVANSRGHIDLSYLQAGSVSTYWVKSLPL from the exons ATGTGTTTAGAAAATGCACGTGCGTCCATTCTTATAAATGGGAGTCCGACTAACGAGTTTGATATTCAAAGAGGTTTTCAAGGCGATCCTATGAGCccctttttatttttaattgttatggAAGGCCTTCATCTGATGCTTCGAGATAACGTTATCGATGGAC gtttaaaaattaatatttcaaAATCCAATATTTATGGAGTGGGGGTGCAAGATAGTGACATGGACGCTTTTATCTCGGCTTCAGGGTGTTACCGTGGGACGTTTCTATTCACGTATTTGGGGCTTCCCATCGGGATTAACATGAATCGACGGATGGAAGACTCTTATCGAGAGGTTTACGAAACGTTTAGCAAGCTGGAAGGCAAACATGCTCTCTATTGGCGGGCGTTTAACATTGGTAAAGTCGGTTCTTGGCAGCATTG TACGGATAATAATCGGAAGATGCATTGGGTTAAATGGGATCTCGCCATGGCTGCGTTTGAAAAAGGAGGTTTAAATATTGGTAGTTTGAAGTCTTTTAATTTGGCGTTACTTTGTAAATGGCTATGGCGTTTGAAAGTGTGTAATGATTCTTTATGGTCAAAGGTGATTGTTGCAATTTATGGATCATCGTCAGGTTTGTTTGATGAGGGTAATGTCGGGTCCGGTTTGTCGGCTAATGTTATTGGCGCATTTAGATCTGCAGTTTCTAAAGGGTTCCTCCCTTCTGATGTGTTACGGATTCGGGTAGGTGACGGTAAAAAAGTAAGCTTTTGGAAGGACAAATGGAAAGACGGAGTGGTTTTGAAAGATAAGTACCCCCGTCTCTTTCATTTAGAGGCTGATAAAGATTGTAAATTATCCGATAGATTGGTAAACGGTGTTTGGTTATGGAATTGGGTGTGTGAAGTTAGTGGTACTCGCTCGGCATCTCAACTGGACGACAGGGTTTTGGATCTTGGTTGTATAAGCTTATCGAGCTCTAAAGATGGGTGGTGTTGGTTAACTACTAATGATGGTAATTTTAGTGTTGCTAATTCGAGAGGGCACATTGATCTTTCCTACCTTCAAGCAGGCTCGGTCAGCACTTATTGGGTGAAATCACTTCCACTGTGA
- the LOC139867813 gene encoding uncharacterized protein, producing MDVPLGGRRFTWVNNAATKMMRIDRVLVSMNVMSIFGDTKLIALPRGASDHLPLLFHNEVVDFGPTPFKLFHSWVNYPDFHQIITEDINNPHYLSLGSFHDKLRYLKVILKNANLVTDEELIEKQVISVELDKILKIEDADTLQKARIK from the exons ATGGATGTCCCGTTGGGTGGTAGGAGGTTTACATGGGTCAACAACGCCGCTACTAAGATGATGCGTATCGATAGGGTGCTTGTTTCCATGAACGTGATGTCGATTTTTGGGGACACCAAACTTATTGCACTTCCACGTGGTGCATCTGATCATCTTCCGTTATTGTTTCATAATGAAGTTGTGGATTTCGGGCCGACTCCGTTCAAGCTTTTTCATTCGTGGGTTAATTATCCTGATTTTCATCAAATTATAACCGAAGATATTAATAATCCTCATTATCTTTCGTTAGGTTCTTTTCATGATAAATTGAGATATTTGAAAGTTATTTTGAAAA ATGCAAACTTGGTTACAGATGAGGAATTAATTGAAAAACAAGTAATAAGTGTGGAATTGGACAAGATTTTGAAAATAGAGGATGCGGATACGCTTCAAAAGGCTCGAATTAAATAG